A genomic stretch from Marinobacter fonticola includes:
- a CDS encoding TIGR02647 family protein, with protein MPFTPELVAELNLLALFNLHSTQEGIKVHQHSASPEAVAAAERLYSKGLTTQMDGGYLTQLGIEVAEHAQRVQDILAHSPKQTQQNPSQQY; from the coding sequence ATGCCCTTTACCCCGGAACTGGTTGCGGAACTCAACTTGCTGGCGCTATTCAATCTGCATTCGACACAGGAGGGTATCAAAGTCCACCAGCACTCTGCTTCGCCCGAAGCGGTAGCCGCCGCCGAGCGGCTGTATAGCAAAGGGCTGACAACGCAAATGGACGGCGGTTACCTCACGCAACTGGGTATAGAAGTGGCCGAGCACGCGCAACGGGTGCAGGATATTCTTGCCCACTCTCCTAAGCAGACCCAACAGAACCCATCTCAACAGTATTGA